The candidate division WOR-3 bacterium nucleotide sequence AACCAGGATATAAATCAAATAGATTTGCAGAAGGCATTTCTAAGGTAGAATGGGATAGTCTTAGAGAAGATGAAAAATCACCTCTTTGGGATAGGGTTATTGCAGGAGCATATCCTCCAGGGTCTATAGCGAAAATTTGGACAACATTAATAGCCTTAGAGAATAAGCTAATCAATAAAGAAAGCACTTTTCACCCTTGTGATAGTATCCTGAGAATTGGTAATCGCTATTTTGGTTGTTGGAAACCTCATGGAACTTTAAGACTCATAGATGCAATAATTCAGTCCTGTGATATATATTTCTACCAGGTGGGAATGCTTATGAGTCTTGAATTGATAGCAGATTATACAAAGAAGCTTGGATTTAACCAGAAGACAGGGATTGATTTACCTGGAGAGAGAATAGGATTTTTCCCAACAAGAGAATGGTATAACAAAAAATATGGAGGAAGAGGTTGGAGCAAAGGGGTTCTTGCCAACCTCGCAATTGGTCAAGGAGAAGTTCTAATAACTCCAATACAAGGAGTTACTTTTTTCTCTGCAGTTGCAAACGGAGGATGGACTTACAATCCTCATATTTTAAAAGAAGTTAAGGATAGAGAAGGCAACACAGTTGCAAGATCTAAGCCAAAAAAAATAGAACTGCCAGTTTCCAAAGAAAACTTAGAATTTGTAAAAGAGGCGATGAAAAATGTTGTAAATACACAAAAGGGAACTGCTTATCGTTCGAGATTAGAAAATATAATGGTTGCGGGAAAAACCGGAACTGCTCAAAATCCTCATGGAGAAGACCATTCTCTTTTCGTTGGGTTTGCTCCTTTTGAAGATCCAGAGATCGTGGTTTTTACAGTTGTAGAAAATGCGGGGCATGGGAGTGCTCATGCAGCTCCCATTACTACCAAAGTAATAAAAAGATACTTAGAAGGAATGAAAATGTTGAATAAGGAGGAAGAAAAAACTGGGATTATTAAATCTGAGGTAAGATAAACCTATAAACGAAAAGGCGTATCTTTAAAGATACGCCTTTTCGTTTTAAAATTTCTTTTTTACAGACTAAGTTTTATTCCTCCTCTAAGAGGAATGTGAGTAAGAGATGGATCTGAGAAGATCATTCCGTAGCCCACCTCGGCGAAAATTTTAACAATACCCACACTGTAATTCGCTCCAGCGTAGGCAAGGAAACCAAAATCGGTTTCGTTCTCTGGATCCGGTAGTGGATCCGGGAGGTCAGCACCTGATATTGCCATTTCTCCACCGATTCCAGCATAAAAACTCATAGGCGCTC carries:
- the mrdA gene encoding penicillin-binding protein 2, encoding MKTPKILIISLAFVLILRLLQLQIIQKDYYRTLSERNRIRREILLPPRGRILSREGDILADSRPSFSLTIYPRQIHSLEIEKLCDIFKMDKEEIARRINPNFSSCKIKRVSFEIASKIIEKQEEFPSVRLITEPVRFYENDRVFSHLIGYAGEITEEELKLLGKDYMRGDVIGKKGVELQYEDFLRGERGAFIYEVDARGVVVKSFDESYGKTSEKGYDVYLTVSKALTIYVDSLFSEYQSGACVAMNPKNGEIILYYSKPGYKSNRFAEGISKVEWDSLREDEKSPLWDRVIAGAYPPGSIAKIWTTLIALENKLINKESTFHPCDSILRIGNRYFGCWKPHGTLRLIDAIIQSCDIYFYQVGMLMSLELIADYTKKLGFNQKTGIDLPGERIGFFPTREWYNKKYGGRGWSKGVLANLAIGQGEVLITPIQGVTFFSAVANGGWTYNPHILKEVKDREGNTVARSKPKKIELPVSKENLEFVKEAMKNVVNTQKGTAYRSRLENIMVAGKTGTAQNPHGEDHSLFVGFAPFEDPEIVVFTVVENAGHGSAHAAPITTKVIKRYLEGMKMLNKEEEKTGIIKSEVR